From one Bacteroides fragilis NCTC 9343 genomic stretch:
- a CDS encoding glycosyltransferase, translating to MEKFSVLMSVYHRDNAVYLKEALNSIFDQSILPTEIILVKDGLLSQELNSVIDYFVEKYSSVKIVELLDNQGLGRALNEGLKYCSCDLIARMDADDISKFKRFEKQIEMFERYPKLDIVGAWVDEFRDDVSNVVSVRALPELHNSIFCYAKKRCPLNHPVVMFKKHAVLAVGGYMHFPLFEDYYLWARMLINGAMFYNIQESLLFFRSSEEMFKRRGGLKYAISELNLQREFARMGFINYYELFRNVTIRFVSRLIPNKVREFVYLKLLR from the coding sequence ATGGAAAAATTTAGTGTTTTAATGTCGGTTTATCATAGAGATAATGCCGTATATTTGAAGGAGGCTTTAAATAGTATTTTTGACCAAAGTATTTTGCCGACTGAAATAATATTGGTTAAAGATGGTTTGTTATCTCAGGAGTTAAATAGTGTAATTGACTACTTTGTTGAGAAATACTCGTCTGTCAAGATCGTTGAATTGTTGGATAATCAAGGGTTGGGTAGGGCACTTAATGAAGGTTTAAAATACTGTTCTTGTGATTTGATAGCTCGTATGGATGCTGATGATATATCGAAATTTAAAAGATTTGAAAAACAAATAGAGATGTTTGAAAGATATCCAAAGTTAGATATTGTTGGAGCTTGGGTTGATGAGTTTAGAGACGATGTCTCTAATGTTGTTTCTGTAAGAGCACTTCCAGAACTCCATAACAGTATATTTTGTTATGCAAAGAAAAGATGTCCATTAAATCATCCGGTGGTTATGTTTAAAAAACACGCTGTGCTCGCTGTTGGAGGATATATGCATTTTCCACTTTTTGAAGATTATTATCTTTGGGCTAGAATGTTAATAAATGGTGCTATGTTTTATAATATTCAAGAAAGTCTTTTGTTTTTTAGATCTTCTGAAGAGATGTTTAAGCGACGTGGAGGTTTAAAATATGCAATCAGCGAATTGAATTTACAAAGAGAGTTTGCAAGAATGGGGTTTATTAATTATTACGAATTATTTCGAAATGTAACAATAAGGTTTGTATCTCGTTTGATTCCAAATAAGGTTCGGGAATTTGTCTATTTGAAATTACTTAGATAA
- a CDS encoding M16 family metallopeptidase, with protein sequence MKRNNKNRYLYIAAIFIAAMLPYTACPQSTPILLPPGTVEGRLPNGLHYLILHNASPASRVEFRLIMRVGSVQETEQEKGCAHFLEHITFGGTRHFPKRSLVEYLESLGMKYGQDINAFTGFDRTIYMFAVPTDFAKDEALDRSLLILHDWLDGVTIDPEKVENEKGIILEELRGFDPEDDFYPLKIGQGIFSHRMPLGTTDDIRKVTPQVLKNYYHKWYVPSLATLVIVGDISPLEIESKIKERFKSLPGRPVNDFRNYPLEYTRGIHLASIRDSLQPRTKVELMIPHPCTVERTMEDAIAKEKGRLLVSAISSRFRARKLKTDVTDQWYLSDKNHFVLTVEGENRKEILTSISTTVSLLNDLIRNGWQEDELQDIKNNFCRRMKLSTDAPSRPSSMWCDDFADYVISGDRYLTDPSQQQQLKEAMSRVSGQSLQTLLKEWMSYREETLLVACSTHPGLGAPLSETEIASAWAQGEQVECTPFLYFRPEKQEEIDIETPPCLAARFPFDPASVLRQTEYPQNRIREVELKNGIRLVLKPTLEADSTLLITSFAPFGTSSLSDEEYPLLEGFAGYIDMGDIAKVDGQVLSDYLFRKEISLSMAVENHWHGFIGMSPTANAPELFNLIYEKIFDPELKYDEFEEIRQDLLENQDKETILEKMLQRSPDRLLSARINELTGTGFARSSQKLSSEQIKNLNLDSIAAFYKKLYTNPQGTTYVICGNFNADTLMQQFVSVFGRIPVSSHLSRFSYPHFNFPVRKHIEGFPNDNDTQTLFDYLLPGHYQPGLKNTLTLKLMRDLIRNRLISVLREQKSLVYSPYISLMYEGIPQGIFYFDINASADNDNMPQIEQLLKEILHQLKQQEVDNEELNTLKRSFLIAKREALNKESPSAWRTALVGLLKNGETISDFDHYEQCLDSITPAMLREAFRRYLDTENYILLYLSKNKLKNDTSNH encoded by the coding sequence ATGAAAAGAAATAATAAAAACAGATATTTATACATAGCAGCTATATTCATAGCTGCTATGCTCCCATATACAGCCTGCCCGCAGTCCACTCCAATCCTTCTTCCACCCGGAACGGTAGAGGGACGCCTTCCCAACGGACTGCACTATCTTATCCTGCACAATGCTTCTCCGGCATCCAGAGTAGAGTTCAGGCTGATCATGCGGGTAGGTTCCGTACAAGAAACAGAGCAAGAGAAAGGTTGTGCCCACTTCCTCGAACACATCACTTTCGGCGGTACCCGTCATTTTCCTAAACGCTCTTTAGTAGAGTACCTCGAGTCCTTAGGAATGAAGTACGGACAAGATATCAACGCTTTCACCGGTTTCGACCGTACAATCTATATGTTCGCAGTTCCCACCGATTTTGCCAAAGACGAAGCTCTCGATCGTTCATTACTAATCCTGCACGATTGGTTGGACGGTGTCACTATAGATCCGGAAAAAGTAGAGAATGAAAAAGGAATCATTCTTGAAGAACTACGCGGATTCGACCCGGAAGACGATTTCTATCCGCTCAAAATCGGACAAGGCATATTCAGTCACCGTATGCCTTTGGGCACAACAGACGATATCCGCAAGGTCACCCCGCAGGTGCTCAAAAATTATTATCATAAATGGTATGTGCCCTCTTTGGCAACATTGGTCATTGTAGGCGACATATCTCCCCTGGAGATCGAATCTAAAATCAAAGAACGTTTCAAATCCTTGCCCGGACGTCCGGTCAATGACTTCCGGAACTACCCGTTAGAGTACACCCGGGGAATTCATCTGGCCTCCATACGAGACTCTCTGCAACCCCGTACAAAGGTCGAACTAATGATTCCACACCCTTGCACAGTAGAGCGTACCATGGAAGACGCCATAGCAAAGGAGAAAGGGCGCCTGCTCGTCAGTGCCATTTCTTCACGATTCCGTGCACGAAAACTAAAGACCGATGTTACAGACCAATGGTATTTAAGTGACAAGAACCATTTTGTTCTGACAGTGGAAGGAGAAAACAGAAAAGAAATACTTACATCTATTTCTACAACCGTATCTCTGTTGAATGATCTGATACGCAACGGATGGCAAGAGGACGAATTACAAGATATTAAAAACAATTTTTGCCGCCGGATGAAATTGTCCACCGATGCCCCGTCACGTCCTTCCTCCATGTGGTGTGACGATTTTGCCGATTACGTTATATCGGGAGACCGCTATCTGACCGATCCATCCCAACAGCAGCAACTCAAAGAAGCCATGTCCCGTGTCTCCGGCCAATCTTTGCAAACATTGCTCAAGGAGTGGATGTCTTACCGTGAAGAAACTCTATTAGTAGCCTGTTCAACCCATCCGGGACTGGGAGCCCCGTTATCGGAAACCGAAATAGCGTCGGCATGGGCCCAAGGCGAGCAAGTCGAATGCACTCCCTTTCTTTATTTCCGTCCTGAAAAACAAGAAGAGATCGACATTGAGACTCCTCCATGTCTGGCAGCCCGTTTTCCTTTCGATCCTGCATCCGTATTACGACAAACAGAATATCCGCAAAACAGGATTCGTGAAGTAGAACTGAAGAACGGCATACGGTTAGTCCTCAAACCTACCCTCGAAGCAGATTCCACCCTGCTGATCACTTCTTTTGCCCCTTTCGGCACTTCTTCCCTATCCGATGAAGAATATCCTTTATTAGAGGGATTTGCCGGATACATAGATATGGGAGATATCGCAAAAGTAGATGGACAAGTTTTGTCCGATTACCTCTTCCGGAAAGAAATCTCACTTTCCATGGCAGTCGAAAATCACTGGCATGGCTTCATAGGCATGTCTCCCACTGCAAATGCTCCCGAGCTATTCAATCTGATTTATGAAAAGATATTCGATCCCGAATTAAAATATGACGAATTTGAGGAAATACGCCAGGACCTTTTAGAAAATCAAGACAAAGAAACGATATTGGAGAAAATGCTTCAACGAAGTCCTGACCGGTTATTATCTGCCCGCATAAACGAGTTGACCGGAACCGGTTTCGCCCGCTCTTCCCAAAAGCTTTCGTCCGAACAAATCAAAAATCTGAATCTGGATTCCATCGCAGCTTTTTATAAAAAGCTCTATACGAATCCCCAAGGAACCACCTATGTCATTTGCGGCAATTTCAATGCGGACACTCTCATGCAGCAGTTTGTCTCCGTTTTCGGACGTATTCCTGTTTCGTCACATTTGTCCCGATTTTCTTATCCGCATTTCAATTTTCCAGTCAGAAAGCATATAGAAGGCTTTCCCAATGATAATGACACTCAGACACTGTTCGACTATCTTCTCCCCGGCCACTATCAACCGGGATTAAAAAACACACTCACTTTAAAATTGATGCGTGACCTTATTCGCAACCGTTTGATCTCCGTCCTCAGAGAACAAAAATCCCTTGTCTACTCTCCTTACATTTCATTAATGTATGAAGGCATCCCACAAGGAATTTTCTACTTTGACATCAATGCATCCGCCGATAACGATAACATGCCTCAAATAGAACAGTTGCTGAAAGAGATTCTCCACCAATTAAAACAGCAAGAAGTGGATAATGAAGAACTGAATACCCTTAAACGTTCATTTCTGATAGCCAAACGCGAAGCGTTAAACAAAGAATCACCTTCTGCCTGGCGAACCGCCCTGGTCGGTTTACTAAAAAACGGTGAAACCATCAGCGACTTCGATCACTACGAACAATGTCTCGACAGCATCACTCCCGCCATGCTCCGCGAAGCATTCCGTCGCTATCTGGATACCGAGAATTATATCCTTTTATATTTAAGCAAAAACAAACTGAAAAATGATACTTCAAACCATTAA
- a CDS encoding RagB/SusD family nutrient uptake outer membrane protein: MNLNPIINNFQRPIRKVQICCILIFSCAACSLNIPYENQYSDPDAITTVTAARELLASAYDAIPKPEFSLSVLSDDFQPTFLINLNADLNNLYKWHPKPMEDLSNSLWEKYYSAIAIANTVLERIHYVSPISDSDKQELQCIVSEAKTLKAYCYFNLLRLFAPTYPEGPEKDGIILKERFELAFLKRSSISECVNAIRQLLTEAVTVDNRPSQVYWFSRQSAYYLLAALELYAENYDKAEEYALKILSSTNAYNVLAPVHYKKLWEQEPCEECIFSLHTTNSYYTDMNYERKKGDYFTINSTLTQLYTANDIRYEATVYPQEMPGESIGETLPVLYLGKYNKQNWNYKPIQYINKLRVSGICFILAEAYCQDQKGHDALALEVINNYLAQREAPLLDTSLSGAPLLKAILQEKWKEFAGEGERYFDLKRYRKSLLSDWNLSATMKNKPIKPDDYRWLFPIPKGEYLYNENISQNAGWTKVEK; encoded by the coding sequence ATGAACCTAAACCCAATAATAAATAATTTCCAACGCCCAATACGCAAAGTACAAATCTGTTGCATATTGATATTCAGTTGTGCAGCCTGTTCGCTCAATATCCCCTACGAGAATCAGTATTCAGATCCGGATGCCATTACCACAGTAACTGCCGCACGCGAACTATTGGCATCAGCCTATGATGCAATTCCCAAACCGGAATTCAGTTTATCCGTATTGAGCGACGACTTCCAGCCTACTTTTTTAATAAACTTGAATGCCGACCTGAATAACCTGTATAAATGGCATCCTAAACCGATGGAGGACTTATCGAACTCTCTGTGGGAAAAATATTACTCAGCCATAGCCATAGCCAATACGGTACTGGAGCGCATCCATTATGTATCCCCTATTTCAGACAGTGACAAGCAAGAGTTGCAATGTATCGTTAGCGAAGCGAAAACCCTAAAAGCGTATTGTTACTTCAATCTGCTCAGACTTTTTGCCCCCACCTATCCGGAAGGTCCCGAAAAAGACGGAATCATCTTAAAAGAGCGGTTCGAACTTGCTTTTCTAAAACGCTCGAGCATCAGTGAATGTGTGAATGCTATCCGCCAATTGCTGACCGAAGCAGTTACCGTAGACAACCGTCCTTCACAGGTCTACTGGTTTTCCCGGCAAAGTGCTTATTATCTATTGGCAGCCTTAGAACTCTATGCCGAAAATTACGATAAAGCCGAAGAATATGCCTTAAAAATCCTGTCTTCAACCAATGCATACAATGTCTTGGCCCCCGTACATTATAAAAAACTATGGGAACAAGAACCATGCGAGGAATGTATTTTTTCTCTGCATACCACCAATTCATATTATACCGATATGAATTACGAAAGGAAGAAAGGAGACTACTTCACGATCAACTCCACACTCACCCAATTATATACTGCCAATGACATCCGTTACGAAGCAACGGTCTATCCCCAAGAAATGCCTGGTGAAAGCATCGGCGAGACCTTACCGGTACTATATCTGGGAAAATACAACAAACAGAACTGGAATTATAAGCCTATACAATATATCAACAAACTTCGTGTATCCGGCATCTGTTTTATTCTTGCCGAAGCCTATTGTCAAGACCAGAAAGGTCACGATGCATTGGCCCTGGAAGTAATAAACAACTACCTGGCCCAACGTGAAGCTCCCTTGCTTGACACATCACTTTCCGGCGCTCCCCTATTGAAAGCTATCCTTCAGGAAAAGTGGAAAGAATTTGCCGGTGAAGGTGAACGTTACTTTGATTTAAAGCGCTATCGGAAAAGCCTGCTTTCCGATTGGAATCTCTCTGCCACAATGAAAAATAAACCAATCAAACCAGATGACTACCGCTGGCTTTTCCCCATTCCGAAAGGCGAATATCTATATAATGAAAATATATCGCAAAATGCAGGATGGACTAAAGTCGAAAAATAA
- a CDS encoding DUF4929 domain-containing protein, translating to MKKLFIYTVGICLLSAFTSCKDDREENKYTGINKIYLSAETPVITESENIPLTVNVDLTLTCEQDLVLNFELPDDKNGVLRLENNPVTIKAGKRSATFEVVSNQKNLLTEDTYFQVGISQFPTDNLMLNETLQVRVKPNPKIPELSPQQKALIKGYKTKYGIDLNKWLGVLSCHTTVQSPADGYLQPFAAAFTKEYDGKTVITLSEQATEDMPVLKMTDNPFGLTEYLYFVLRSETVADPEFWTQQPEPQKLMKLLNWNKESKETFAVSLDAIRLKDITSTSTRLEYLGPGKNYYGAPITIVPFTYQFSALDRQNKLLESGNAEIKEINDQGASADPAYYLNCYDLVNSDNYDTPENFIKSTGNIDFATDKMTYQFLLSHANAGGYTRITVVYEKK from the coding sequence ATGAAAAAACTGTTTATCTACACAGTAGGCATCTGCCTACTGTCTGCTTTCACGTCATGCAAAGACGATAGAGAAGAAAATAAATATACAGGAATCAACAAAATCTACCTGTCTGCCGAAACCCCGGTTATTACCGAGTCCGAAAACATTCCATTAACAGTAAATGTAGATTTAACATTGACCTGTGAACAGGACCTCGTACTCAACTTTGAATTGCCCGATGATAAAAACGGAGTTCTAAGATTAGAGAACAATCCCGTCACGATTAAAGCCGGAAAACGTTCTGCAACATTCGAAGTAGTTTCCAACCAAAAGAATTTATTAACCGAGGATACATACTTTCAGGTCGGAATTTCTCAATTCCCTACCGATAATTTAATGTTAAACGAAACATTGCAGGTACGTGTCAAGCCTAACCCTAAAATTCCGGAATTGTCCCCTCAGCAAAAAGCGTTAATCAAAGGTTATAAGACCAAATACGGCATTGACCTGAATAAATGGCTCGGAGTCCTCTCTTGCCATACCACTGTGCAAAGCCCTGCAGATGGGTATCTTCAACCCTTTGCAGCAGCATTTACGAAAGAATATGATGGCAAGACCGTCATCACTCTCAGTGAGCAGGCCACAGAAGACATGCCGGTATTAAAAATGACAGACAATCCATTCGGACTGACCGAATATTTATACTTTGTACTCCGTTCCGAGACCGTAGCAGATCCGGAATTCTGGACTCAACAGCCGGAACCGCAAAAACTGATGAAACTACTCAACTGGAATAAAGAAAGTAAAGAGACATTTGCCGTATCATTGGATGCAATCAGACTCAAAGACATCACTTCCACTTCAACCCGGCTGGAATATCTGGGTCCGGGAAAAAACTATTATGGAGCTCCTATTACCATCGTTCCATTTACCTACCAATTCAGTGCTTTAGACCGTCAAAACAAGCTCCTGGAAAGTGGAAACGCAGAAATTAAAGAGATCAATGACCAGGGAGCTTCCGCAGATCCGGCTTACTACCTCAACTGCTACGATCTTGTCAATTCCGACAACTATGATACCCCCGAAAACTTTATCAAATCCACCGGAAACATAGACTTTGCCACAGATAAAATGACTTATCAATTTCTCCTGAGCCATGCTAACGCCGGAGGATATACACGCATAACCGTAGTTTATGAAAAGAAATAA
- the rfbA gene encoding glucose-1-phosphate thymidylyltransferase RfbA, giving the protein MKGIVLAGGSGTRLYPITKGVSKQLLPIFDKPMIYYPISVLMLAGIREILIISTPDDLPAFRRLLGDGSDYGIRLEYAEQPSPDGLAQAFIIGEEFIGSDSVCLVLGDNIFYGQSFTRMLNEAVRMAEVEQKATVFGYWVSDPERYGVAEFDKEGNVLSLEEKPEEPKSNYAVVGLYFYPNKVVEVAKKIEPSARGELEITTVNQEFLKDQKLKVQLLGRGFAWLDTGTHDSLSEASTFIEVIEKRQGLKVACLEGIALRQGWISADKMRELAKPMLKNQYGQYLLKVIQELGLK; this is encoded by the coding sequence ATGAAAGGCATTGTTTTAGCCGGTGGTTCCGGTACTCGTCTGTACCCCATCACCAAAGGAGTTAGTAAACAGCTTCTTCCTATTTTTGATAAACCGATGATTTATTATCCGATTTCGGTGTTGATGCTTGCCGGTATCCGTGAAATCTTGATTATATCTACTCCGGATGATCTTCCTGCTTTCCGACGTTTACTGGGAGATGGTTCTGATTACGGAATACGTTTAGAGTATGCGGAACAACCTTCTCCGGATGGTTTGGCTCAGGCATTCATTATTGGTGAGGAATTCATTGGGAGTGATTCGGTCTGTTTGGTGCTTGGAGATAATATCTTCTATGGGCAGAGTTTTACCCGTATGCTGAATGAAGCTGTACGTATGGCAGAGGTGGAGCAAAAGGCAACGGTGTTCGGTTATTGGGTAAGTGATCCGGAACGTTATGGAGTGGCTGAATTTGACAAAGAAGGAAATGTCTTGAGTCTGGAAGAGAAGCCTGAGGAACCGAAGTCTAATTATGCAGTGGTAGGGCTTTATTTCTATCCGAATAAGGTGGTGGAAGTAGCAAAAAAAATAGAGCCCTCTGCACGCGGAGAATTGGAGATAACGACAGTGAATCAGGAATTTCTCAAAGATCAGAAACTGAAAGTCCAGTTGCTAGGTCGTGGTTTTGCCTGGTTGGATACCGGTACGCATGATTCTTTAAGTGAAGCATCTACTTTTATTGAAGTGATAGAAAAACGTCAGGGATTGAAAGTAGCTTGTTTGGAAGGAATTGCTTTGAGACAAGGTTGGATCAGTGCCGATAAGATGCGTGAATTGGCAAAGCCCATGCTGAAGAACCAGTACGGACAGTATTTGTTGAAAGTGATACAGGAACTTGGTTTGAAATGA
- the rfbC gene encoding dTDP-4-dehydrorhamnose 3,5-epimerase yields MNVIKTAIDGVVILEPRIFKDDRGYFFESFNQREFEEKVCKTTFVQDNESKSSYGVLRGLHFQQAPFAQSKLVRVVKGAVLDVAVDIRKGSPTFGQHVAVELTEDNHRQFFIPRGLAHGFSVLSEEVVFQYKCDNFYAPHSEGAITWDDPDLGIDWRIPADRVILSEKDSRHPRLKDLNL; encoded by the coding sequence ATGAATGTAATAAAGACTGCTATCGATGGGGTTGTTATCCTCGAACCCCGTATTTTTAAAGATGACCGGGGATATTTCTTTGAATCTTTTAATCAGAGGGAGTTTGAGGAAAAAGTATGCAAGACTACATTTGTCCAAGATAATGAAAGTAAATCGAGTTATGGTGTACTTCGTGGTTTACATTTTCAACAGGCCCCTTTTGCTCAGAGTAAATTGGTGCGTGTAGTGAAAGGAGCGGTATTGGATGTAGCTGTTGATATCCGTAAAGGATCTCCTACATTTGGACAACATGTGGCAGTAGAGTTGACGGAGGATAATCATCGTCAATTTTTCATTCCCCGTGGGTTGGCACATGGATTCAGTGTATTGAGCGAGGAAGTCGTTTTTCAGTATAAGTGTGATAATTTTTATGCTCCGCATAGTGAGGGTGCCATTACCTGGGATGATCCGGATTTGGGTATTGACTGGCGTATTCCGGCAGATCGTGTGATTCTCTCGGAGAAGGACAGCAGGCATCCCCGGTTGAAAGATTTAAATTTATGA
- a CDS encoding ChaN family lipoprotein yields the protein MILQTIKQISCLLCLCCFLQQSAFSQDDKDKPAYTLFDNTGKQISYGELIKRLSGYDVIFLGELHNCPITHWLEFEITRSIYNIHKDQLMLGAEMFESDNQLIFDEYMQQKISYDRFEAEARLWDNYRTDYYPVVFFAKEHHIPFIATNIPRRYANIVKDKGFEALDSLSEEAKRYIAPLPIDFEYDEAQSAAAFSMMNMMGGRRAGNNRKLAQAQAIKDATMGWFIARNIKNKFLHINGSYHSNRQGGIIPYLLRYRPNTSIVTVTSVRQESIRKLDDDHKGLADFYICVPEDMVNSY from the coding sequence ATGATACTTCAAACCATTAAACAGATTTCATGCCTGCTCTGCCTGTGCTGTTTCCTTCAGCAGTCAGCCTTCTCTCAGGATGATAAGGACAAACCGGCCTATACCCTGTTCGACAACACAGGAAAACAAATCAGCTACGGAGAATTAATCAAACGACTCTCCGGCTATGATGTTATCTTCCTCGGGGAACTGCATAACTGCCCCATCACCCATTGGCTGGAATTCGAAATAACCCGTTCCATCTATAACATTCATAAAGATCAACTGATGCTGGGAGCCGAAATGTTCGAAAGTGACAATCAACTGATTTTTGACGAATACATGCAGCAAAAGATCTCTTACGACCGCTTTGAGGCCGAAGCCCGTCTATGGGATAATTACCGGACTGACTATTATCCGGTTGTTTTCTTTGCCAAAGAACATCACATTCCGTTCATTGCAACCAATATCCCGAGACGCTACGCCAACATTGTAAAAGATAAAGGGTTCGAAGCACTCGACTCGTTATCCGAGGAAGCCAAACGATATATAGCTCCTTTACCGATCGATTTCGAATATGATGAAGCCCAAAGCGCAGCAGCTTTCAGTATGATGAACATGATGGGAGGACGCCGGGCCGGCAACAATCGGAAGTTGGCACAGGCACAAGCCATAAAAGATGCTACAATGGGATGGTTCATAGCCCGTAATATCAAAAATAAATTCCTGCATATCAACGGTAGTTATCATTCCAACCGACAGGGAGGCATCATCCCTTATCTGCTCCGTTACCGCCCCAATACGAGTATAGTGACGGTAACCTCGGTACGTCAAGAGTCCATCCGGAAACTGGATGACGACCATAAAGGCTTGGCAGACTTTTACATCTGCGTACCCGAAGACATGGTAAACAGTTACTAA
- a CDS encoding cold-shock protein codes for MVKKITISKRDREKLKEQKRKEKQQRKEERQSNGPSSFEDMIAYVDQFGVLHSVPQERLEEEVDASHIEVSVPKQEDVEVAPLMGRIEYFNAAKGYGFVKDADNGEKYFFHISSAPATIAEGDRVTFEIERGMRGMNAVRISIVTE; via the coding sequence ATGGTAAAAAAGATAACAATAAGTAAACGTGACCGGGAGAAGCTAAAGGAGCAGAAACGTAAGGAGAAGCAACAACGTAAAGAGGAACGCCAAAGTAACGGTCCGAGTTCTTTTGAGGATATGATTGCATATGTAGACCAGTTCGGTGTTTTGCATTCAGTGCCGCAGGAAAGGCTTGAGGAAGAAGTGGATGCCTCTCATATCGAGGTTTCTGTACCCAAACAAGAGGATGTGGAAGTGGCTCCCCTTATGGGACGTATCGAGTATTTTAATGCCGCGAAAGGCTATGGCTTTGTGAAGGATGCGGATAATGGCGAAAAGTATTTCTTCCATATCTCTTCTGCCCCTGCGACAATTGCGGAAGGTGATAGAGTGACATTTGAAATAGAGCGCGGTATGCGTGGAATGAACGCTGTACGAATATCAATAGTGACTGAATAG
- a CDS encoding CpsB/CapC family capsule biosynthesis tyrosine phosphatase, with product MILSSLVHTDFQPYLLPNTDAWALPGDKALELLVYLEQQGVRQIYCVPPVKVENEGNAFSFLKDAFQYLQQQYSGNISLRLSARYRLDEGFPALLEKGDLLAIGGGKELLVDVSPLQQPEGLSEMIHAICRSGYIPVLMQPERSLYWGTEDYLHLRESGCRLMLNLYSLFGYNGDGALNYSRMLLRKEWYTYLCSGREDTKVMRYGESFSIEDDDDLAMKLQEIERNSRLLWAAMENG from the coding sequence ATGATTCTCTCTTCTTTGGTACATACCGATTTTCAGCCTTATTTACTTCCTAATACGGATGCATGGGCTTTGCCTGGGGATAAGGCGTTGGAATTGTTGGTTTATCTTGAACAGCAAGGTGTCAGGCAGATCTACTGTGTACCTCCGGTAAAGGTGGAAAATGAAGGGAATGCTTTTTCTTTTCTGAAAGATGCCTTTCAATATTTACAGCAGCAATACTCCGGTAATATCTCTCTGCGTTTGTCGGCAAGATATCGTTTGGATGAAGGATTTCCGGCTTTGTTGGAGAAGGGAGATTTGTTGGCGATAGGAGGGGGGAAGGAGTTACTGGTAGATGTGTCTCCTTTACAACAGCCGGAAGGACTCAGTGAGATGATTCATGCCATCTGCCGGTCGGGTTATATCCCTGTCCTGATGCAACCGGAACGTTCGCTTTATTGGGGAACGGAAGACTATCTGCACTTGCGGGAATCGGGATGCAGGCTGATGCTGAATCTATATTCCTTGTTCGGTTATAATGGTGACGGAGCGTTGAATTACAGCCGTATGTTGTTGAGAAAGGAGTGGTATACATATCTCTGTTCGGGTAGGGAGGATACGAAAGTGATGCGCTATGGTGAATCGTTTTCGATAGAGGATGATGATGATTTGGCGATGAAATTGCAGGAGATAGAAAGAAACAGCAGGCTGTTGTGGGCTGCTATGGAAAACGGGTAA